A genomic stretch from Lathyrus oleraceus cultivar Zhongwan6 chromosome 2, CAAS_Psat_ZW6_1.0, whole genome shotgun sequence includes:
- the LOC127117847 gene encoding calcium-dependent protein kinase 17, translating into MGNCCSGGTEDPEDKGETDQQNNNNANGDSSATTPPPSSKPSPQPSKSSKPAAMGPVLGRPMEDVKSTYSIGKELGRGQFGVTYLCTHKTSGKQYACKTIAKRKLVNKEDIEDVKREVQIMHHLTGQANIVELIGAFEDKQSVHLVMELCAGGELFDRIIAKGHYTERAAASLLRTIVQIVHTCHSMGVIHRDLKPENFLLLSKDETSPLQATDFGLSVFYKQGEVFKDIVGSAYYIAPEVLKRKYGPEVDIWSVGVMLYILLCGVPPFWAESENGIFNSILKGHVDFSSDPWPSISPAAKDLVRKMLNSDPKQRLTAHEVLNHPWIKEDGEAPDTPLDNAVLNRLKQFRAMNQFKKVALKVIASCLSEEEIMGLKQMFKGMDTDNSGTITIEELKQGLAKQGTRLSEQEVKQLMEAADADGNGIIDYDEFITATMHMNRMNREEHVYTAFQYFDKDNSGYITIEELEQALHEYNMHDGRDIKEIISEVDADNDGRINYDEFAAMMSKGNPEAHTKKRRDSTF; encoded by the exons ATGGGCAATTGTTGCTCAGGTGGCACTGAAGATCCAGAAGACAAGGGAGAAACAgatcaacaaaacaacaacaatgCAAATGGAGATTCTTCTGCTACAACGCCGCCACCATCTTCGAAACCATCTCCTCAACCTTCTAAATCCTCGAAACCGGCCGCGATGGGACCGGTTCTCGGAAGACCAATGGAAGATGTCAAAAGCACTTATAGCATTGGAAAGGAACTAGGGAGAGGACAATTTGGTGTAACATATTTGTGCACACATAAAACCTCTGGAAAACAATATGCTTGCAAAACAATAGCCAAGAGAAAGCTTGTGAACAAAGAAGACATTGAAGATGTTAAGAGGGAGgttcaaatcatgcatcatctCACAGGACAGGCTAACATTGTCGAACTTATCGGCGCTTTTGAAGATAAACAATCTGTTCATTTGGTCATGGAGTTGTGCGCGGGAGGTGAACTTTTCGATCGAATCATCGCGAAAGGTCATTACACCGAACGCGCTGCGGCTTCTCTGTTGAGAACCATTGTCCAGATTGTTCATACTTGTCATTCCATGGGTGTTATACATAGAGACCTTAAGCCTGAGAATTTCCTTTTGTTGAGCAAGGACGAGACTTCGCCTCTCCAAGCTACCGATTTCGGTTTATCCGTCTTTTACAAGCAAG gaGAAGTGTTTAAAGATATCGTCGGTAGCGCGTATTACATTGCGCCGGAGGTTTTGAAGAGGAAATACGGACCTGAAGTAGACATTTGGAGTGTTGGTGTGATGTTATACATTCTTCTATGTGGTGTTCCACCATTTTGGGCAG AATCTGAAAATGGCATATTCAATTCCATCCTAAAAGGCCACGTCGACTTCTCGAGCGATCCGTGGCCCTCCATTTCGCCTGCAGCAAAGGATCTTGTAAGGAAAATGTTGAACTCGGATCCTAAGCAGAGGCTAACAGCACATGAAGTTTTGA ATCATCCATGGATCAAGGAAGACGGAGAAGCACCGGATACACCTCTTGACAATGCTGTGCTCAACAGACTCAAACAGTTCAGAGCGATGAACCAATTCAAGAAAGTTGCGCTGAAGGTTATTGCTAGCTGCTTATCAGAGGAAGAAATCATGGGATTGAAGCAGATGTTTAAGGGTATGGATACAGACAACAGTGGAACCATAACGATCGAAGAGCTAAAACAAGGACTTGCAAAACAAGGAACTAGGTTGTCAGAACAAGAAGTTAAGCAATTAATGGAAGCT GCAGATGCTGATGGCAACGGAATTATAGATTATGACGAGTTCATCACAGCAACGATGCACATGAACCGAATGAACAGAGAAGAACATGTTTATACTGCATTCCAATACTTCGATAAAGATAACAGCGG ATACATTACTATTGAAGAACTAGAGCAAGCTCTACATGAGTATAACATGCATGATGGCAGAGATATAAAGGAAATAATTTCAGAAGTTGATGCAGATAAT GATGGTCGGATTAACTATGATGAGTTTGCTGCTATGATGAGCAAAGGAAACCCAGAAGCACATACCAAGAAGCGGCGTGATTCAACTTTTTAA
- the LOC127117848 gene encoding splicing factor 3B subunit 6-like protein, with the protein MTTISLRKGNTRLPPEVNRVLYVRNLPFNITSEEMYDIFGKYGAIRQIRIGTNKDTRGTAFVVYEDIYDAKTAVDHLSGFNVANRYLIVLYYQQAKMSKKFDQKKKEDEIARMQEKYGVSTKEK; encoded by the coding sequence ATGACGACGATCAGTCTCCGGAAGGGAAACACCCGTCTCCCACCGGAAGTAAACCGCGTCCTCTACGTCCGTAACCTTCCGTTCAACATAACCAGCGAAGAAATGTACGATATATTCGGCAAATACGGCGCAATTCGCCAGATCCGAATCGGAACCAACAAAGACACTCGCGGCACCGCCTTCGTCGTCTACGAAGACATCTACGACGCCAAAACCGCCGTCGATCATCTCTCCGGTTTCAACGTCGCCAATCGTTATCTCATCGTTCTTTATTATCAGCAAGCTAAGATGAGTAAGAAGTTTGATCAGAAGAAGAAGGAAGATGAGATTGCTCGTATGCAGGAGAAGTATGGTGTATCGACCAAAGAGAAGTAG
- the LOC127121736 gene encoding uncharacterized protein LOC127121736 translates to MEYFHYYRSWMYDRTYPGRRGLKPNFEEGVKGFITWAFAQECCLSEGGVRCPCLKCECRPIISDPEEVERHLKRRGFIKNYWVWTYNGEQLPSNVQRTTTTHASSSRSHMEHREEFSLISDMVGDAFGVNVTYDEPQDFDQEELPNEEAQKFYQLLQEMNTPLFEGSSDSKLSMCVRLLAAKSNWNVPDRCLEFFAKMMLDATPTKDNLPTSFYDAKRLVSKLGLEVRKIDCCTNGCMLFYDNEFGTNDGSLEECKFCKSPRYKVRSKAINRKQKHVAVKSMFYLPIIPRLKRMFASMHSASQMTWHHTNQTSSGTMRHPSDGAAWKHFDMIHPDFAAEPRNVRLGLCSDGFTPYIQASGSGYSCWPVIVTPYNLPPEMCMTKPYMFLTCLIPGPKSPKAGIDVYLQPLIDDLKRLWIGEWTYDISCKQNFTIII, encoded by the coding sequence ATGGAATATTTTCATTACTATCGTAGTTGGATGTACGATAGAACGTATCCAGGAAGACGTGGACTTAAACCGAACTTTGAGGAAGGAGTTAAAGGGTTTATCACATGGGCTTTCGCTCAAGAATGTTGTCTAAGCGAAGGAGGAGTAAGATGTCCTTGTCTAAAATGTGAATGTAGACCTATAATTAGTGACCCGGAGGAAGTAGAACGTCATTTGAAGAGAAGGGGTTTCATTAAAAATTACTGGGTTTGGACATATAATGGAGAACAGTTGCCGAGTAATGTACAAAGGACTACGACTACACATGCTTCTAGCAGTCGATCACATATGGAACATCGGGAAGAATTTAGTTTGATCAGTGACATGGTTGGCGATGCTTTTGGGGTTAACGTGACCTATGATGAACCTCAAGACTTCGATCAGGAAGAGTTGCCGAATGAGGAAGCTCAAAAATTTTATCAATTGTTGCAAGAAATGAATACGCCGTTGTTTGAAGGGTCGTCAGACTCAAAATTATCGATGTGTGTGAGATTATTGGCCGCCAAGTCCAATTGGAATGTTCCTGACCGGTGTTTGGAATTCTTTGCAAAAATGATGTTGGACGCAACTCCTACGAAAGACAACCTTCCCACAAGTTTTTATGATGCAAAGAGGTTGGTGTCGAAATTGGGTTTAGAGGTAAGAAAGATTGACTGTTGCACTAATGGTTGCATGTTGTTTTACGATAATGAGTTTGGTACTAATGATGGATCGTTGGAGGAATGTAAGTTTTGTAAGAGTCCGAGATACAAAGTTCGCAGTAAAGCCATTAACCGTAAGCAAAAACATGTGGCAGTGAAGTCCATGTTTTATCTGCCGATCATACCAAGGTTAAAAAGAATGTTTGCTTCAATGCATAGTGCAAGTCAAATGACATGGCATCATACAAACCAAACAAGTTCGGGCACAATGCGACATCCATCTGATGGTGCGGCATGGAAGCACTTCGATATGATACATCCTGATTTTGCAGCAGAACCTAGAAATGTCAGACTTGGACTATGCTCTGATGGTTTTACTCCATATATCCAAGCGTCTGGAAGTGGATATTCTTGTTGGCCAGTTATTGTTACCCCTTACAACCTCCCTCCTGAGATGTGCATGACAAAACCATACATGTTTTTGACTTGCCTCATTCCAGGTCCAAAGAGTCCAAAAGCTGGAATAGATGTGTATTTACAACCTTTAATTGATGATTTGAAGAGGTTATGGATTGGAGAATGGACTTATGATATATCTTGCAAACAAAACTTTactattatcatatag